The Ciconia boyciana chromosome 7, ASM3463844v1, whole genome shotgun sequence region ttgTGTGCGTTGTTGtgtttaagggaaaaaaagccaacaccCACACCCGCAAAAACCCCGGTACCCATTCAAATGTGTGAATTTACAGGCAGCTGATCTGTGCTTGGCttcctgcctgccagcctgcagcaggcaggatgcTGCAGGTGGAGAGGAAGTGGATGGGTCTTGAATCCCAGTGGAGGGACCAAGCAGGCAGGGTGGCTGCTTCATCCCGTCTTGCCGGCTGTCGTCCTGGTGCGTGGACAGGGCTGAGTGCTGGCCGGTGGCGTGTGGAAGGGGACAGTTGGTCTGAGCAGTGCCGCTGGCAGTGCTGAGTGGCAGGAGAGACGAGCCCTTGCGCTCCAGCCGCCTTCCCCTGTGTGCTAGTGATGTCTCTTCACCCTCTGTTCCTCCCAGGCAGGTTTTAACGCTGGTGATGGAAAGCGCTACTTCAACATCCCCGGATCCCGCACCGATGACATCGCTGACGTGGAGATGACGACAAATGTGGGTATCCCCGGGCGCTGGGTGTTCAGAATCGATGATGCCCAGGTGCAAGTGGGGGGCTGCAGCAATACAAGTAAGAGGACAGCAGTTAGGTTTATTTAACTCCCAACCCAACCCCACACTGTTCTCCAGCCTGTCTTTCCCTGCCTCAACCCCCACCTCCGCGGGGTGGAAGAGATGGCTCGAAgggcttggggagggaggggaggcagccaTGGGGGGACCATCCTCAGTGCCTGCCGTGACTGGGGATGGCACTTATAGGTGCCccggggctgggaaggggctgggagagcaaatggggaggggaggaagactTTTGAGATGAAAAGAGCCTGCGGGGAGTGATGAGGGAGGCTGGGAAGGCGGTAACGGCACACAGGCAGGGGCACGGCACGAGGGACCGGCACCCTAGGGGGATGCACAGCTCTGTAAGTCCCAGGAGGCCGGGGCAAGCCGTGCGGAGAGCTGCTGCATGCCAGCCTCCCCCGTGGGGCCagggtgccagggctgggccaTGGTCCCCACCCCGGGGGTCCTGACATGTACCCCACGGAGCTGCTGGCCTCCTGTTCCTcgtccctgctccccccccagcTGTGTTTTCCCACCCGTGATCTGCGTGTGTCTCGCATTGCCGGTGGGTTTGCTGTACATGGGCTCTCCTGtccccctttccctctgccctgggcaCTAAGCGAGGGCATGTCCATGTGCCCCTGGCCGGCGGGGCTGACCCTGTGCAGCCTCTCCCCCTTGCGCAGGAGGAATAAAACTGCCCCCCGTCCCAGGGGAGCCTGCGAGGAGCGGACCCTGCCCTGCCATGAGACAGGCAGCTCCTGTGGGCTCCCTGAGCATCCTGGGGAGCCGGGTGGGCGCGGAGACAGACCCCGGTGCTGGTGTGGCTGGAAGGCGGCGGGTGAGCCCTGCTGGGGTGTGGGCTGACAGGGGGCACTGCCTGTCCCCACAGCCTCTGTCTGCCTGACACTGCGGCCCTGCCTGAATGGGGGGAAGTGTATCGAGGACTGCATCACGGGCAACCCCTCGTAcacctgctcctgcctggctggcTTTACCGGGAAGAGGTGCCATGTTGGTGAGTGCTGTCCCCGAGCTCCTGGCGCTTTGTCACAGGGAGCAGGTCTCACTTCTGGTGTCACAGCCACGTGCTGGCAGTCTCTGTCCCTgtggctgtccctgccctgagcTCCTGCCCCCACCCGGGGCTCTGTTTCAGATGTGGACGAGTGTCTCTCCCACCCATGTCAGAATGGAGCCACCTGCCTCAATGGTGCCGGCAGCTTCAGCTGCAGGTGCCTGCCGGGCTTCAGAGGCACCAGCTGCGAGGCCGGTGAGCATGGGGCTGCCAGCGTGGCGGGGCTGGGTCTTTGCCATGCTTGAAGAGCAGAGACCCCAagcttggggggagggggggggatcTTCAAGATTGGGGCTGCTGTGGAAGCTGCTGGGCTTGAGTGGTTTGTGACGGGTGCTGAGCACCGCCGGCTTGGATTTCAGCTTGCTCCAGGCAAAGGAAACTTTGCTCTGGCTGTGAGCCCTTCCTGCTACTGGCAGCCTGCTCCGCCAAGGGCTCAGCTCAGCGCTGCCGCCGGCACGTCTCCCCACCACTGCTCCTTTAGTGAGAAAAACTGGCAGTTAGTGCTGAAACAGAAGTCTTGGAGGCCCTGCTTTTGCAGGTGATGCTCTTGTCCCAAGCCCTTTGAAGCCAGCGGGGATTCTCCCGGTCCCTGGCAGGGGCTGTGGTGGTCGAtttcccctgctgctggccTCTGCCCACCGGTGGAAGTGCTGCCAAAGCATTTGGCTCCCAGCAAGCCTCCGTGCtggtggaggagagcagggagttgacttttgggggagggagggagaagcgCCCAGCATGGCATGCTGGCATCCAAGAGGTGCAGGGGGATGAAAGGGCTGAGCTGCCTGAGGAAGAGTTTTGGGAAGAGCCATGGCTGGGGACGTGACTGCTGTCTCCCACTGGAGGGTGTGTTGGTGGCTCCGAGGTGCACTCTCTGCCCGGCCCCAGCATCACCATGTGTGCAGAGGATGCCATGTGctggtcctgcacctgggttgatgccccccctctctttttttcgGTGTCCCACTGCAGAAGAGTCGCCATGTGAGAGTAGAGTGTGCCAGAACGGCGGGAGGTGCCAGGCAGTGAATGGGACAGCAGCGTGCTTGTGCCAGCCAGGGTACACAGGGGTGGACTGCCAGACAGGTGGGTGGCAGGAGCAGGCGTGGGGGGGGGTTGGTGACATTTTGTGCCTTGGCAAGCTGCCTTCCCACGCTGCTCCACCCCTGGCCGTCGTTTTGGGAGGGAAGTGCTTGGCGTTGCTGGTGGCactgattcccccccccccccccccccccccggctattgccttccccctcccaagCATCATCCAGGATGGGAGGCAGCGGGTGGACTGGCAGTGCCTATGCCTGGCCTGACCACCCCTCCCGACCTCCCCTTGCAGAGGTGAATGAGTGCGAGTCCAGTCCATGCCTGAACGGTGGGCACTGCATTGACCTGGTCGATAACTACACCTGTGTGTGCCTGGAGCCCTTCGTGGGACAGCGCTGTGAGACaggtgcctgctcctgcctgcgcCTCAGGATGACCCACACTAGGGACTGTGTCCCCCACACTCTGCTGGCCatcacagcccctctcccagggCCAGGCTCTGCTCATCACTTGCTTGCTTTCCCCCCCCAGACTCATCTTCCTGCGAGGACCGGAGCTGCCGGAACCGGCAGACGTGCAACTACATCCGCCCTGGCCGCTACATCTGCACCTGCTCCCCGGGTTATTATGGCAACAACTGCCAGTATGGTGAGTGGAGGCACGTCTCGCCCAGCCTGGCACAGGAGCTGGTTTCGCGGGAGCCGGGGGGAAGGGGTGAATGGCTAAAAAGGGGCTGCATCAGCCATAGGCAGTGCCGAAAGCTGGTGGGCAGGGTATGCAGAGGGATCATGGTGCTGCCGGCAGGGAGCTCCTTCCATCGGGGCTGCTTGGCCATGGTGGGGTCTCCAGTGTGAAGCTGGGCTAgaccagctctgccctgcctcccccaggaGAGAGGGTGTtccagccccaggctgggaTGGCTGTGGCTcagcctcccccttccccacaggCGGGCCCCGcgtgcctgctgcctgcctctcccaccCATGCCAGAAtgcgggcagctgcctggagaCAGAGCAGGGCTACATCTGCGAATGCCAGGAGGGCTACACTGGGCAGGACTGTCGAGACAGTGAGTACCAGGAGGATCTCTGTGGTGGGATGTCACATCTCTAGGGGAGCCCTTGTGCTCCtgagaaggagaagcagcagccctggagagCCCACTGAGGGCTCCTGGACTGAACAGCGGATCCGTCCTGCTGAAGGAGGCTatgtctgggggggggggggagggggaggactCGTGGCTGCTACCCACCTGAGCTCCCCCTGTGGATGGCATCCAGCAAGGCTGCTTGGCTTTCCCAGTACCACAAGCAGGAGGGGTCCTGGCATGCTCCCATCTCCTCTCTTGCAGAGCTCTCGGAGGGCTGCGAGTGTCGCAACGGGGGCAGTTGTCTGGAGGGGAACGTCACCATCTGCCAGTGCCTGCCTGGGTTTTTTGGTCTCCTCTGTGAATTTGGTAGGTGAAGGCTTCTTGCTCGCTGTGTTTGCTCCCTCTCCAGAATGCTTgagccaggcaggctgcaggcaagCAAGGAAACACTCTGCCAATGCCTGAGCCTAGTGTGGTACCAGGGGTATGCACTGAATTTGAGCCTGGAAATATTGTCCCCTGGTGAGGAGGCAACGCTTCTATCTCCATCGCTCCCCCTTGAGCCgtgcctctcccagcccctggccccagcccagcttCCCTGGGTAGGGAGGGAACCGTAGCCTTCGTGCACTCCTGCTCCGAAGCTCACTGGGCATCCGGGCTGGCCCTTGCCCTTCACACAGTCTGTGGCATGTGGTACAGAGGGTCTGTCCCGTCTCATCAGACCCTGCAAAGTTAGGACACCCCAGTTTCTGGCCAGGCAGCTGGCTGGATGTCGTCCTGCCACCAGTTGACGGAGGCTGGCACTCGCCATGTGTTCGCAGAAGTCACTACCACACCGTGCAACATGAACACCCAGTGCCCAGATGGTGGGTACTGCATGGAGTATGGTGGGAGCTACCTGTGCGTCTGCCACACTGACTATGGCACCAACCACAGTAAGTCTTGTCCATGGGGATGCGGGACCAGCCCTGGGAAGGGACATGCAACAGGGGTTGGGGGCTGAGCAGGGATACAGTAATCGGCCAGGGAGCAGCCCTCACACCCCTGGTCATACGTCCTCAGTGATGCCCTGTGTTTGGCTTTGCAGCAATGCCATCCCCCTGTGACTCGGAGCCCTGCCTGAATGGCGGGTCCTGCGAGGTTCATGACGACTCATATACCTGCGAGTGTCCTCAAGGCTTCCTTGGCAAGCACTGTGAGAAAGGTACCTGCATggagctccctgccagccccaggacCAGAAAAGAGCTTGGATCCTTGTGGTAGATGAGCGGCTgcttgctgagctgcagctaGAAATGGGTGCAGGTtatcccatcccatcctatcCCACAGGGTGGAGGGAGGATTGCGTGGCTCTCTTCACAGCCCCTAACAGTTGCGGTAGCTGATCCAGTTGTTGTGTTTCCTGCAGAACACCATTAGTGTTGGAGTTTTTTTACATGCCTGAGCTTCTGGCCTCAGGAACAGCCACCAGTCCCCTGGCATCATGCACCCATGGCACCCGCAAGGCCCCGGCATGTGTCTGCATGGGTGTTGTTTCATGGTGTTGCTGAGCCCAGGGCTATGAGGCTTAGGTGTGCTCTGCTTTCCCGCAGCAAGGGGTTTGGTGGGGTGCTGGCGGGAGGCGATGGCTCTcagggtgctggcagcagggggtGACCCCTGCTCTCGGCGTTCTCTCTGCAGCTAAGCCACGGCTCTGCAGCACGGGGCCCTGTCGCAACGGGGGCACCTGCAGGGAGGCGGATGGCGAGTACCACTGCACCTGCCCCTACCGCTTCACTGGCAAGCACTGTGAGATTGGTACGGCTTCCCAGCCCCCACCCCGGGGAGGAGAGGCAACAGTCATCCATGCTCAttgctcagctcctgcctgccctctctccccaggTAAGCCAGACCCTTGCGCCTCAGGGCCTTGCCAGAACAGGGGCACCTGCTTCCACTACATCGGCAAGTACAAGTGCGACTGTCCCCCAGGCTACACTGGCCGGCACTGTGAGATTGGTAGGTGTgagcagggctgcctggggaggtgTTGGGGCTGCTAGTGGAGCCAACAGCCGTGGTGGTAGCAAGCGAGCcttgctgcttgctttgaaCCTCCTTCCCTGTAATTTGAAGTGCTTTGACTCTTCCTTGCACCCTGCTGGAAGCCGGGGAAGCGCTGCCAGAGGGGGAAAGGGGATGGCTCTAGTTTCTgggctctgccagctctgcagtggtTGCTCTTTGCTCCGCTCTTCTAGTGCCCTCCCCGTGCTTCTTCAGCGCCTGTGAGAATGGCGCTACCTGTGAGGACCGTGGCAAGGGCTATGCTTGCACATGCCCAATGGGCTATGTAGGGAAGCACTGCCAGTCTGGTAAGGGCCTTGTGCTGCCCCTGCCAGCCAGAAGCTTGGGGTGCCTCTGTGGGCCCCACTCACCCCCCTGTCTCTCCCCAGAGGTTGACTGCGGCGTTCCCAGTGAGGTGAAGCATGCCCAGGCCTCTTTCAACTCCACCAAGGTGGGCTCGCTGGCTGAATACCATTGTGAGCTGGGCTACACCCTCAGTCAGCACAACCACCCCCGTGTCTGCCGCTTGCCAGGTGTCTGGAGTGACCCCCCCGAGTGCGATGGTGAGAAGCCCTGGGGCACCGTCCCAGTGGCCTGCGCTTATGACCATGGTTTGGTGACCCCAGGACATGGACTCCAGTCCTCCCCTGCCCGTGTCTGTGGACAGAGCTCCCCCGGGGACCCCTGCCTGGTGCTCATGTCTCTCGCCTTATCTCTCCCCTGCCCAAATGCTTGCAGAGATCGATGAGTGctggtcccagccctgcctgaatGGTGGCCGGTGCAAGGACCATGTCGCCAAGTTCCTGTGCCTGTGTGAGCCGGGTTACACTGGCCACCACTGCGAGTCGGGTAGGAGACCGTGCCTGGTATGCTCTGGGGCCACTGCAGGCAGCCATAGCAAACCCTTCCTCGCCCCCCAGGCCTTGGGGAATGACAGCGGGCGTGAACCCACggccaggagctgggctgcctGTGGTTGTGTGGGCTGGCTTCAGTCTCCTGCCTGTGCGCTCAGATCAGCCTGCAGCGAGTGCTCCTCTTCCGGAGCCCCCGGCCAGCTGTGGGATGTGCTGGTGGGGAGACGCTGGTCATGGTtgggcagaggagcaggcagggctgtggggcacgTGCGCTACTTGTGTCCCCCTGCTAATGGATGCTGTGTAGGCATCCCCATCACTGATGGGGCAATGACTTCTCCTGACACATGTTAAGCCCGTGCAGAGAAGCCCTAGATCTCGGGATCTGTGTGGCAAGTGCCCTGCATGGCTCCAGAGCTATTGGCCAAGagtcagaggaaaaagcagcttgAGGTTGCACACTTTTGGCCACACTGTGCTCATGCTCCCTTGTATGCACATGGTCGTGGTTGTGTATGGGTGCTGGTTGAAGCGGGTGACAGGCAGCATGGGGGCTGGTGGGACTCTGTGGCAGGCGGCTCTAATCTGGCTACCCAGGGCCTGGCAGAGGACAGTGGTGGGAGAAGGTGGGATACCCGCCAGGGGTTAGAGGAGGGGACGTGCCCCAGGCACCCTGCGGGACCTCTTGGCACAACCCCACACTGCCAgctgtccccacgtgtccctgtgggcatgtccccatgcccagctCCCACTGCAGCCCCTGCGCAGGGGCAGGCATGGGGTAATGGGCTCCCAATGGCCTCAGGAGTAGGGCTGTTCCTGGCTGGTGGGCTTGGGGGTAGTGAGTGACGTGGGGAGGCTCTGCACCCTGCGGGAGAAGCGCTGCCTCTCTGagccccctgtcccctgccactGACCCCATTGCTGTGCTGAGCCGGTGCCTGTCCTCCCGCCGCTCCCCAGATGTCGACGAGTGCCAGTCAGAGCCCTGTAAGAACGGCGGAACCTGCCGGGACCTCCCTGGGTCCTTTGCTTGCTACTGTCCTGAGGGCTTTGTGGGGACCCAGTGCGAGACAGGTAGGGACTCGCCCTtcctggggtggtgggaggctGGACTGGGCACTGGGATGCGGCCGGGACCAGCACCGAGCCAGGCGGCTCGTTGCCGTCTTGGGCACCTTGACCCCGAGCCATCGCTCTGGGGACTTGCTGCCTGTCACGCCTCCTTGCCTGCGGTTTCGGGGGCAGAGCTGAAACTGCtctggtggggagggagcaagGAACAAGGTGTCTGCCAGTGATGGATCCCCTTTTGAAGGCATTCACCCCCTGGATGTGGCTGCCACAGCGCTTGGGTGGGATTCTGGGTCCAGACCCACTGTGCCAAGCCCTGGGCTGCACGTCCATTCTGCTGCCCGCTCAGGGGGTCATTGCCATTGCTCGCCCACgggagctggctgctggcatGCTGGGGGCCCCCACTCACCaccagcctcctcctgcctccagaaGTGGATGCCTGTGAGTCAGGCCCTTGCCGAAATGGAGGGGAATGCGAGAGCTACGGGGGCTCCTACCTCTGCGTGTGCCCGGAGGGTTTCTTCGGCTACCACTGTGAGACAGGTGAGGTGGGCAGGGTGGCTCGGCACAGGGCCACTTGGCCAGCTGGCACTGCTAATACTGCCGGGCCTGGCGCTTCTCCTGCAGCCAGCGACCCCTGCTTCTCCAGCCCCTGCGGGAGCAGAGGCTACTGCCTGCCTGGCAATGGCACCCACAGCTGCACCTGCAAAGTCAGCTACACAGGCAAGAGCTGCGAAAAAGGTAAAGGCCCTCAGGAGCGGCACCAGGATGTGGCGCGGGGCTCGACAACGGCCTGGCGGTGGCCACTGCCCACGGAGGGCTCGACACTGTTTGGGACCAGCAGCTCTCCTTgaggcgggcagggctggggcctTGTCTCCGTGGGGGGGCAGCCCGGGCCCCATCCATGCTGCGGGCGGGTGCTGGCATGCTGAGCTGCTGCCGCAGGTGCCAGGCTTGGCGTGAGGATGTCGGGAACAGGTTTTACTGGCCCCCTGCAGTGATGGCGATCCCCTCAGATGCCCTCAGGAGGGGAGGCCGAGGTGTCCAAGGGAAGCCTCTTGCCGCCAGCAGTGGTGTCTCTGGGGCCCCTCGTCCCATCTTGCCGGTGCCCTAGGCCTGGCAGGTGGCAGCAAGCGCTCGACCGCCAGTGCTGCCAGGTCACAGTGGCTGGGAGTGCTCCTGGTGCCCTGGCTCCTCCGGTGCCCGCAGTGCCCCTGCCAGGTGTGCGGAGAGAGAGAGCAAGGGCCCCATCCTCCATCGCTGCCTCTCTGCCTCTTGCTGCCGGGGTCTGTTATCTAAAGATTCATGGCGTTACCTCTCCCCTTTGCTTTTGCCCACACCCTGAAGAATTGCTGCCACCAACCTCATTAAAGGTGGAAAGGGTGGAGGACACTGGTGTGTTGATTTCTTGGCACCCACCTGAGGACGCAGCCGCCAGGCAACTCATTGACGGCTACGCCGTGACGTACGTATCCCTCGACGGCTCTTACCGCAGGACAGATTTTGTGGACCGAAGTCGTTCTGCCCACCAATTGCGGGCACTAGCCTCCGGCAGAGCCTacaatatttctgtcttttcagtcaAACGCAACGTGAACAACAAGAATGATATCAGCAGGCCCATCATGCTCACCACGCGCACTAGTGAGTAGCGTCCCCGGGGGGATCATGGTCGTGAGCATGTGTGGCCCCCACAGGCACCAGGgcttctgctgcctcctccctgctgcctgctccagctgcagtctGGGCCTGTGCCGAACCCCGGCAGGTTTGGTGGTGCAGATCCTAAAATCCAGCTGGGGGCCTTTGGAAAGCGCTTGGCACAGAGAATTGCTGTTCTCTTTGCTGTGAGTAAAAGGAGTCTGAACCCCATGCAGCTCACTGGGCCCCTGCCCAGGGGCTGGTAAGGGAGCTGGCAGTGGGGATCACTCCTGGATCCTGTTCATCAGGGCCAGGCTGCGCCTGCTGCACTGGTTAGTCCTTGTCACTGGGCCAAGGGTAGCGCAGGTCCCCAGTGCTGCTTGGCTGAGCTGGAGAAGCCCCTGCGCCAGccaggcagcggggctgggtgaTCTCTGCCAACAACGAGCCCTGTGGGCGAGTCACTGCCATCCCACTGGGCTTGGTGTGGGGACGTGCTAGAGAGGGCAGAGGCTGGCAAGGACCTCTGCTCtgtgggcagagggaagggggcaCAGTAGTATCTCTGTGGGGGGATGGGCAGGTGGAGCAGTTGCAGTCCTGCTTTCTAGGGCAGGTGGATGTAGAAATCAAGTGCAAACTGAGGATGGGAGGGGATTAGACCTAGAAAAGCTGCCCTCTAACAAGAAGGGCATGGTGGTGGGAAAGCCCGTGGGCTACATCCCCCCCAGCGGGCTGAGACCGAGTGAAGCccaggggaggagaaggcaggcaTGGCGCTGGGCACAGCAGGGGTCTGTGCCCCTGGCCATGGCATCTTGGGAGGCCTTGAGCCAGGGCTGGATGCCAGGGGCAGTGAGAACGAGGCTCAGGACAGCTGCCTGGGGCGTGCAGTGGACTTAGGGCTAGGCCCAGGCACTGCAGCCCCTTTGGAGCTGCTGTCAggaggctgggggcagaggaggacaGCCCCAGGGGTGCCACGGATGGCATAAGGCCTTTGCAGGCAGGTAGATGGATGTgactcctgcctgcccacacCTCCCGCCTGCCTGCAGGTGGTGAGGACGGGAGAGCATGAGTCTGGCAGGGCAGgtggtgctgagctgctccCGCTGGGGAAGCCAATCTATAGGGGCAGGCAGGACCCCCCTTGCAGGGGCGTGTGGGAGGGATGGATGAGGTGACCCGTGATGACCAGCAGCTGACTGCAGCCCTCTCTGCTTGCTCTGGCCAGGACCGCGTCCGGTGGAAGGCTTTGAGATCACGAATGTGACGGCCAGCGCCATCACGGTGCAATGGGCTCTCCACCGGCTCAAGCACTCCACCGTTAGTAGGGTGCGTGTTGCCATCCGCCAGCCAGGTGACCTGGCAGACCGCACTGTGGAGCTGAACAGCAGCGTGGCCAAGTATACCTTCTTGTGAGTGGGGCGGCAGACAGGTGCCAGGCCAGCTGGCCCTCCCAGGCTGCCCacctttccccttcccaccctgccttcctcctccacagggacctgcagccaggagagaggTACATTGTCCATGTCACAACGCTGAGCGGCCTGGGGATGGAAGACCACCCCTCAGAGAGTCTGGCCACAGCTCCTTTCCACGTGTGGACAAGTGAGTGGGATTGCCTTTGCCACCCCCCCACTGCTTCAGGGGCCCTGGGGCTTGGCAGGCACAGGGCAGCCATGGCTCATGGCCAGCAGGaaagctgcagggaggggaaggtgcaTAAGCTGCCAGGCTGTCTGGCCAGCATGGCATGTAGGAGGCGTGCAGGCAGCCCTCAGGAAGGGCaggcaaggcagcagcacaTCCTCCCCTGTCAGATGTTGTTCACTGCCCAAGACCAGCATGAGCTCAGCCCTATGCGGAGCCTGTATGGGCCTGATTCATCCCCTGCTGTATGGCAGCCGGAGGGCAAGGACCAGACCTGGGTGCCAGGGTGCAGTGAGGCTCTGCCCCCGTTGCCAGGGACCTAGTGCTGAGCATCTCCTCCCAGTGCAttgcacagctggagctgagctgAGGGTTGGCTGGGGCATGGCCAGGCAAGCTGAGGCCCTGGAATGCTTATTAGGTGGTGTGTGAGCAAGTAACGCAGTCGCCATTCAAGGACACCAGCGCTGActccttttctccccacctcctgcctgccccagggcctctccccccccaaaacctcacCGCCTCCCGCATCACCACTACCTCTGTGTCCATGGCATGGGAGCAGCCACCCGCTGGTGCTGTGGAGGCGTACATCATCAATGTCACCACTGCTCAGAGCGTGAAGAGCCGCTATGTGCCCAATGGGAAGCTCGTGACCTACATGGTGCGGGACCTGCTCCCTGGGCAGCGGTACCGCCTGTCTGTGACGGCTGTGCAGAACACGGAGCAAGGTCAAGTGCACAGTGAGCCCATCCACCTCTACGTCACCACCTGTGAGTGCCTGGCTTGCCGGGGCACTGTCAGTTTGCTGCGGCACAAGGGAGGCAATGGCCTAATGGGCAAGTGGGGCAGGGGGATAGGAAACCAGTTGACCAACAGTAACGAGCCCATGGGGACTTGCTGCGCCAGAACCGggtgcctgcagcaggctgTGGGGACAGGATGCAGGTCCCCTGGAAAGGGAGGTGGGGGTTGCAGGGTGCCACCTCCATTAGCGGAGAGCTGATAAAGAGTTACAGCTCGGTGATGCTTCAAGGGGACTGGTGTTTGCAGCCCAGGCATGTGTAGAGTGTGCACATGTCCCTGGACAGCCCTAAATGGCAGCCTGAGGATgaggggactggctgggcgttgggTTGCAGTGCAGACTCATGGCCTGCCTCCCACTAAACCTAACCCTTTGGTCTGCAGTGCAGAGGGATGGGGCTCCGGAGAGACGGTGGAGCCAAGCTGGACACCCCCGGGTCCTGCGCAACAGGCTGCCCCCAGCTTTCCTGCCTGAACTCCGCTTGCTAGCAGATCGTGACACAGCTGAGGAGCCCTCACCAGCCCCCAGGTAGGTGCTGCCCCGACAGCAGCACCCCTGGCTCTTCAACCAGCACTCTGCCCAAGCATTGGGCTGAACACAGCCCCTTTTCCCAGCTCCCTTGTCCAGGTGTGCACAGGGTCAAGCCATGCTCCTGCTGGGTTGCGCCTCTTGCCCACCCACTGGGGCCCTGAGCCAGGCAGGCCCTTGCCCTGTGAGCAGGTCCCCCATGCTGCCCACAGCTGAGCCTGCACCAAGCCTCATGCCACCAGCACGTGCTTTAtccagctgcctccagccctaGCGCATGGGGTGGCTGTGGCCTGGGGGTCCCACAGTGCCCTGTACCCTCATGGCTCTCCTGTCCCAGGTTCACTGAGCTGGTAGATGGCAGAGGGAGGATCAGCACCAGGTTCAGCACTGCGCTAAGCAAATCCATCACTGTGAAGACACGTAAGtgctctgctgcctttctggGCCCATCCTGTCACCCAGTGCCATCTCTTATGCCTACACCCAGGATGGGGtggcagccaggcaggctgctgtAGGGCTGGGGGAGCCATAGAGGAGGGCAGAACCCTCTCACCTCTTGCTGGGCAGACAAGCATCTGCCCTGCTCGCTAGACCCCTGCCCAGGGAGAGGGGTGACACATGGCCAGCTGTGGAGCCCAGAGAGGGACCCTCGATGATGGGAGGCGATGCCAGCTGTAGCACGGGCTGACCTCCCCTGCCAACAGCAGTAGGAGCCCAGGCAGCCACCCCGTGgccctccagcacagctcctgcctgcccagcagccTGAGCCCCTGCTGCCAAGCACAGCCTCACACTTGAGGAGGGTGCCTGGGTGAGATGCCCTTTGCTAGCCCAGGACCAGCCTCCTGTTTGCCACCCCAGAACACCAGGCATACAAGTGCCAGCCCAAGATATCCTACCAGACCTGGGAACCCCATGCCATGGAGTGGGGAAGGGGCCTCGCGCACCTGATGACAGCCCTGGGCTTGCTGCACCtct contains the following coding sequences:
- the SNED1 gene encoding sushi, nidogen and EGF-like domain-containing protein 1 isoform X9; the protein is MRGLAGWAVLVALGEWLWAGGVVPLADFYPFGPTQGDAATRKQDDGGSELRPLSIPFPFFGAGHTGLYVNNNGIISFLKEVSQFTPVAFPISKDRRVVAAFWADVDNRQAGDVYYRESTEQPILERASRDITQYFPEFPGFSAQWVFIATWYRVTFFGGSSLSPVNTFQIVLITDGKLSFTIFNYESITWTTGMHASSGGDFAGLGGIAAQAGFNAGDGKRYFNIPGSRTDDIADVEMTTNVGIPGRWVFRIDDAQVQVGGCSNTTSVCLTLRPCLNGGKCIEDCITGNPSYTCSCLAGFTGKRCHVDVDECLSHPCQNGATCLNGAGSFSCRCLPGFRGTSCEAEESPCESRVCQNGGRCQAVNGTAACLCQPGYTGVDCQTEVNECESSPCLNGGHCIDLVDNYTCVCLEPFVGQRCETDSSSCEDRSCRNRQTCNYIRPGRYICTCSPGYYGNNCQYELSEGCECRNGGSCLEGNVTICQCLPGFFGLLCEFEVTTTPCNMNTQCPDGGYCMEYGGSYLCVCHTDYGTNHTMPSPCDSEPCLNGGSCEVHDDSYTCECPQGFLGKHCEKAKPRLCSTGPCRNGGTCREADGEYHCTCPYRFTGKHCEIGKPDPCASGPCQNRGTCFHYIGKYKCDCPPGYTGRHCEIEVDCGVPSEVKHAQASFNSTKVGSLAEYHCELGYTLSQHNHPRVCRLPGVWSDPPECDEIDECWSQPCLNGGRCKDHVAKFLCLCEPGYTGHHCESDVDECQSEPCKNGGTCRDLPGSFACYCPEGFVGTQCETEVDACESGPCRNGGECESYGGSYLCVCPEGFFGYHCETASDPCFSSPCGSRGYCLPGNGTHSCTCKVSYTGKSCEKELLPPTSLKVERVEDTGVLISWHPPEDAAARQLIDGYAVTYVSLDGSYRRTDFVDRSRSAHQLRALASGRAYNISVFSVKRNVNNKNDISRPIMLTTRTRPRPVEGFEITNVTASAITVQWALHRLKHSTVSRVRVAIRQPGDLADRTVELNSSVAKYTFLDLQPGERYIVHVTTLSGLGMEDHPSESLATAPFHVWTRPLPPQNLTASRITTTSVSMAWEQPPAGAVEAYIINVTTAQSVKSRYVPNGKLVTYMVRDLLPGQRYRLSVTAVQNTEQGQVHSEPIHLYVTTLQRDGAPERRWSQAGHPRVLRNRLPPAFLPELRLLADRDTAEEPSPAPRFTELVDGRGRISTRFSTALSKSITVKTQPEAPVKLENVEVSSQGSLALKLREAKSKSEGQNCSTNPCRNGGTCIRDAESYHCDCRLGFKGRLCELAACKKVPHSCTRLYSETKSFPVWEGGTCHYLYRRVYKVHQDFCYKESCESTSSEKTTSRKPSNSHTLKKP